In Promicromonospora sp. Populi, one genomic interval encodes:
- a CDS encoding C39 family peptidase — protein MLTVRDISTGALDGAGLLPIGSYDPFQPRFVANLKEHLAAGYSAVVRLHPGVAYPMPDADLVHKVDREGHVVAIVGYDDDADTFLIGDPWRHEWGGERHGLTTLTAQDVALLLCNTTADFAAMAAPMKMAVHIEAVGPTTSEVVVTVGAPRHPHAKCELRSITELNASIKLPDGLSCDEVRQSADLITPESDARFTWAVQEHNPVDGEIEIAVAGLGLGYDPYPFRDVVGSRARIAVRSVLDAQVRERQLA, from the coding sequence ATGCTCACTGTCCGTGACATCAGCACCGGCGCTCTGGACGGCGCAGGTCTCTTGCCGATCGGCAGCTACGACCCGTTCCAACCACGGTTCGTCGCCAACCTGAAAGAACACCTCGCCGCCGGATACTCGGCAGTCGTCCGGCTCCACCCAGGAGTCGCCTACCCGATGCCCGACGCCGACCTGGTCCACAAGGTCGACCGCGAAGGCCACGTCGTAGCGATCGTCGGCTACGACGACGACGCCGACACGTTCCTCATCGGTGACCCATGGCGCCATGAGTGGGGCGGAGAACGCCACGGCCTCACCACTCTCACCGCGCAGGACGTGGCCCTGCTGCTGTGCAACACGACCGCAGACTTCGCAGCGATGGCGGCACCTATGAAAATGGCGGTCCACATCGAGGCCGTCGGACCCACGACCAGCGAAGTGGTCGTCACCGTCGGTGCGCCGCGGCACCCGCACGCCAAGTGCGAGCTGCGGTCCATCACCGAACTGAACGCAAGCATCAAGCTCCCCGACGGGCTCTCGTGCGATGAGGTCCGTCAGTCGGCGGACCTCATCACCCCGGAGAGCGACGCCCGTTTCACCTGGGCGGTCCAGGAGCACAACCCCGTCGACGGCGAGATCGAGATCGCAGTGGCCGGCCTTGGTCTCGGCTACGACCCGTACCCGTTCCGGGACGTCGTCGGAAGCCGAGCGCGGATCGCGGTGCGCTCGGTGCTGGACGCTCAGGTCCGAGAGCGCCAGTTGGCCTGA
- a CDS encoding PQQ-binding-like beta-propeller repeat protein: MRPVHKLWRRAAPREDGDVRATVLAATPLHGVGRVPLVTPHGVLTVGYDDQAKTFDYRLTSDDHEERWRRSFPMGSYAQSIYNPETDELCVPNSFTKYTALDPHDGRVRWEADLGSRIRSTAIAVGDRYIIFIGNHVLEFGADGVTELAVLPGSIFFGKPVASSERLYSLAGLRRGEKTSLAIVCFERSSAQICWATSIGRDYVVASDTAGPGLDDVNGLVVAGTSDGHAVAVDVDTGVIRWKTELPDRGVAVRSAPGVADGIVAVGTLEGALHLLRSVDGSILRSSEVDPLGIWSTPAIHEGSIYVHGGAWLSRRSIADLSVDWEVPIGFNAYSAPIIAEADRVLICGGDPPADGYLVSVSLTDTEAPVRVESKYVTGIDRDFLRVEYQTDAPADEIDLDLRHFGRTGHERMLRNGPGSYYWAGEVDQGKRYAEVAILGRLYSGTDRRVLTFVVDTGTMQRPEAPQARTLGDAELPAPAESRANSGGPVLAAVLASHGKSIEPSRAEEAAQYMRAQGIDPHHIWRGGSARIIASSSLPLPEMQGRTTTRSDVISVLEEWEKGGRDDA, from the coding sequence ATGAGGCCCGTCCACAAGCTCTGGCGACGAGCGGCACCGCGCGAGGATGGCGACGTTCGTGCAACTGTTCTTGCAGCGACACCGCTGCACGGGGTCGGTCGCGTACCCCTGGTGACGCCTCACGGTGTTCTCACCGTCGGCTACGACGATCAAGCCAAGACGTTCGACTACAGGCTGACGTCCGACGACCACGAGGAACGTTGGCGGCGCTCGTTCCCGATGGGGTCCTACGCACAGAGCATCTACAACCCTGAGACCGATGAGCTCTGTGTCCCGAACTCGTTCACCAAGTACACGGCGTTGGATCCGCACGACGGTCGCGTGCGGTGGGAAGCCGACCTTGGATCACGTATCCGGTCGACCGCGATCGCGGTCGGCGACCGGTACATCATCTTCATCGGGAATCACGTCCTCGAGTTCGGTGCTGACGGCGTCACCGAACTTGCTGTGCTCCCGGGCTCGATCTTCTTCGGCAAGCCAGTTGCCTCCAGCGAAAGGCTCTACTCGCTCGCCGGCCTCCGTCGTGGCGAGAAGACATCGCTGGCGATCGTGTGTTTCGAGCGCTCGTCGGCCCAGATCTGCTGGGCAACGTCGATCGGCCGCGACTACGTCGTCGCGTCGGATACGGCCGGCCCCGGCCTCGACGACGTCAACGGCTTGGTGGTCGCCGGTACGAGCGACGGCCATGCCGTGGCAGTCGACGTCGATACGGGCGTGATCAGGTGGAAGACCGAGTTGCCGGATCGGGGCGTCGCGGTGCGGTCGGCACCAGGGGTCGCGGACGGCATCGTGGCCGTAGGCACCCTTGAAGGCGCCCTGCATCTGTTGCGGTCCGTGGACGGGAGCATCTTGCGCTCGTCGGAAGTGGATCCGCTCGGTATCTGGTCCACGCCGGCGATCCACGAAGGAAGCATCTACGTCCACGGCGGCGCTTGGCTGAGCCGACGCAGCATCGCAGACCTCTCCGTGGATTGGGAGGTCCCGATCGGGTTCAATGCCTACTCCGCACCCATTATCGCCGAGGCAGATCGAGTACTCATTTGTGGTGGCGACCCGCCCGCTGACGGCTATCTGGTGTCGGTATCCCTGACCGACACCGAGGCCCCGGTGCGTGTCGAGTCCAAGTACGTCACAGGGATCGATCGCGATTTTCTCCGGGTGGAGTATCAGACGGACGCACCTGCCGATGAAATCGACCTGGACCTGCGGCACTTTGGACGCACCGGCCACGAAAGAATGCTGCGCAACGGTCCCGGGTCGTACTACTGGGCGGGCGAGGTCGACCAGGGCAAACGCTATGCCGAGGTGGCGATCTTGGGGCGCTTGTATTCCGGCACAGATCGGCGCGTCCTGACCTTCGTCGTCGACACCGGAACAATGCAGCGCCCCGAAGCCCCACAGGCCCGGACGCTCGGCGACGCCGAGCTCCCCGCCCCAGCCGAGTCCCGCGCAAACTCGGGTGGTCCCGTACTCGCAGCCGTTCTCGCGTCGCACGGAAAGTCCATCGAGCCGAGTCGGGCCGAAGAGGCCGCGCAGTACATGCGCGCACAGGGCATCGACCCTCACCACATCTGGCGAGGCGGATCCGCCCGGATCATCGCCTCGTCCTCACTTCCACTCCCCGAGATGCAAGGCCGGACGACGACACGATCGGACGTGATCAGCGTTCTCGAAGAGTGGGAGAAGGGCGGTCGAGACGACGCCTAA
- a CDS encoding NUDIX hydrolase, whose product MTKVHGERTLYDNPWVRLVQMDIEPPNGRRFWHHVIRLQTVSVAIVLDGADRVLLLRRHRFATAQIGWEAPGGIIEPGESPQVAAMRETVEETGWQPTGPGVRLAAFQPMPGMVDTPHEVFLFRGALRVGDPTDLEEAAVIEWVPLDRARALVDAGEVLGSATIIGLLALSASHSEP is encoded by the coding sequence ATGACCAAGGTCCACGGCGAGCGAACTCTGTACGACAACCCGTGGGTGCGGCTGGTGCAGATGGACATCGAGCCGCCGAACGGGCGCAGGTTCTGGCACCACGTGATCCGACTGCAGACCGTGTCGGTCGCGATCGTTCTGGATGGCGCCGACCGTGTGCTCCTACTTCGTCGGCACCGCTTCGCCACGGCACAGATCGGTTGGGAAGCGCCGGGCGGGATCATAGAACCAGGGGAGTCCCCGCAAGTAGCCGCCATGCGGGAGACCGTTGAGGAGACAGGCTGGCAGCCGACCGGGCCGGGAGTGAGGCTTGCCGCTTTCCAGCCGATGCCGGGGATGGTTGACACACCGCATGAGGTGTTCCTGTTCCGGGGCGCGCTGCGTGTGGGTGATCCGACGGATCTGGAGGAGGCGGCGGTCATCGAGTGGGTACCGCTGGACCGAGCACGTGCGCTGGTCGACGCCGGCGAAGTCCTAGGTTCCGCGACCATCATCGGGCTCCTCGCGCTGAGCGCCTCTCACTCCGAGCCGTAG